One window of the Pedobacter ginsengisoli genome contains the following:
- a CDS encoding c-type cytochrome — protein sequence MKSNRTRSVKLSVALLLLILIGVSFTTFQKYNPGPKVEKLKLLPNFKAEHLYSPSGSKTGSWVSMTFDDKGRIITSDQYGFLYRLVIPPIGSDTTKVKVKVEKLIVGDSTNNKVGMGYAHGLLYAFNSLYVMVNHNSDDKFKSGSGLYRLQDTDGDDQFDKVTLLKALTGEGEHGPHSIVLSPDKKSIYMIAGNYTDMPDMDNYRLPRTWKEDNALATIKDPNGHATDRFAPGAFVMKTDPDGAKWELVSAGYRNPYDFTFNEDGEMFVYDGDMEWDLGMPWYKPTRISHATSGSEFGWRSGNTNWSPSYIDNLPAILNIGQGSPTNLVSSYNARFPEKYRRGLLAFDWTFGIIYSVQLIPDGSSYKTTAEEFLSGQPLPLTDGVIGPDGALYFLTGGRELESDLYRVYYGDNSLPNNDLPSNATASILEARNLRKQLEEFHGKPDPEAIKLAWPNLKNKDRFIRYAARIAVEHQPVAEWQDKALNEKDPVALMQSMTALARNGSKDLNSKMLNALMKINYSLLSESQKMDLLRTIELTLLRTGKPQSSDRLKLSNYLNAHFPAKSNEINRFMTKILVYIGDERVVPKTLAIIDLAKDDESDQKGITSSTDLILKNPQYGLDIAKTLSKTPPSQQIYYAVALSEAKKGWTPALRSKYFKWFFKAFGYKGGNSYIGFIDEARKIALRNVPKEQYAHYNKMSGDGLVDNKQLKLADVTQPKGPGKDWKLEDALAVVKDSLVGRDFKNGKMMFAATLCISCHTSGGEGGSAGPDLTHLGTRFSEKDILESIITPSKVISDQYAAKVYYLKDGSSIYGRYKKETKDNIYISQNPFSPQTLRAIKKKDIVITSVSKLSIMMPGMINSLNKEELKDLMAYLISGGNKDSKEFQPVSK from the coding sequence ATGAAATCGAACAGAACCAGGTCTGTTAAATTGTCTGTTGCCCTTTTGCTACTAATACTTATCGGGGTTTCCTTTACCACTTTTCAGAAGTATAATCCAGGCCCAAAAGTTGAAAAACTAAAGCTTTTGCCAAATTTCAAAGCTGAGCATTTGTACAGCCCATCTGGAAGCAAGACGGGGTCATGGGTATCAATGACTTTTGATGATAAGGGTAGGATAATTACGTCAGACCAATATGGTTTTTTATATAGACTTGTAATACCGCCAATAGGCTCTGACACAACTAAAGTTAAAGTCAAAGTAGAAAAGTTGATTGTTGGCGACTCAACAAACAATAAAGTGGGTATGGGATATGCACATGGCCTGCTCTATGCTTTTAACAGTTTGTACGTAATGGTTAATCACAATAGTGATGACAAATTTAAAAGTGGCAGTGGCCTTTACCGGTTGCAGGATACCGATGGTGATGATCAGTTTGATAAGGTGACGTTGCTGAAGGCGCTAACCGGAGAGGGCGAACATGGACCACACAGTATTGTCCTTTCTCCCGATAAAAAATCAATTTACATGATTGCTGGTAATTATACAGATATGCCGGATATGGACAATTACCGCTTGCCAAGAACCTGGAAAGAGGATAATGCTCTTGCAACTATAAAAGACCCAAATGGCCATGCTACAGATCGGTTTGCACCCGGGGCTTTTGTAATGAAGACTGACCCGGATGGAGCAAAATGGGAGCTGGTAAGTGCAGGATATAGAAATCCATATGATTTTACTTTTAATGAAGATGGAGAAATGTTTGTTTATGACGGCGATATGGAGTGGGATTTGGGGATGCCCTGGTATAAACCAACCCGGATTTCTCATGCTACCAGTGGAAGCGAATTTGGCTGGCGTTCGGGAAATACCAACTGGTCGCCAAGTTATATAGATAATCTTCCGGCAATATTAAATATAGGGCAGGGCTCACCTACAAACCTTGTAAGTAGCTACAATGCCCGTTTTCCTGAAAAGTATCGCCGTGGCTTATTGGCTTTCGACTGGACTTTCGGTATAATTTACTCAGTACAGCTTATTCCTGATGGATCTTCTTATAAAACAACAGCAGAGGAATTCTTGTCGGGTCAGCCTTTACCGCTTACAGATGGTGTAATAGGGCCTGATGGAGCATTATATTTTCTAACTGGGGGCCGTGAACTTGAGTCAGATTTGTACAGGGTTTATTATGGAGATAATTCTTTGCCAAATAACGACTTGCCTTCTAATGCTACTGCAAGTATACTTGAAGCACGCAATTTAAGAAAACAATTGGAAGAATTTCATGGTAAGCCTGATCCTGAAGCTATTAAACTTGCATGGCCAAACCTTAAAAATAAAGATCGCTTTATTCGCTATGCGGCAAGGATTGCTGTTGAACATCAGCCAGTAGCTGAATGGCAAGACAAGGCTTTAAATGAAAAGGATCCTGTTGCATTAATGCAATCAATGACGGCATTAGCCAGGAATGGCAGCAAAGATTTGAACAGTAAAATGTTAAATGCTTTGATGAAAATCAATTATTCGTTATTGTCAGAATCACAAAAAATGGATCTGTTAAGAACAATTGAGTTAACATTGCTGCGTACAGGTAAACCACAATCTTCAGACAGATTGAAGTTAAGTAATTATCTGAATGCTCATTTTCCGGCAAAGAGTAATGAAATTAATCGATTCATGACTAAAATTCTGGTTTATATAGGTGATGAGCGGGTGGTACCAAAAACCTTGGCCATAATTGATCTGGCCAAAGATGATGAATCTGATCAAAAAGGTATTACCAGTTCAACAGATCTGATTTTAAAAAACCCTCAGTATGGGCTGGATATTGCAAAAACACTTTCTAAAACCCCACCCTCACAGCAAATTTATTATGCAGTAGCTTTAAGCGAAGCTAAAAAAGGATGGACACCTGCACTACGCAGCAAATATTTTAAATGGTTCTTTAAAGCATTTGGCTATAAGGGTGGCAACAGTTATATCGGCTTTATTGATGAGGCGCGTAAAATAGCACTAAGGAATGTGCCTAAAGAGCAATATGCTCATTATAACAAAATGTCTGGAGATGGTTTGGTTGACAATAAGCAGCTTAAACTTGCTGATGTAACACAGCCAAAAGGCCCTGGAAAGGATTGGAAACTGGAAGATGCATTGGCAGTAGTGAAGGACAGTTTGGTAGGCAGGGACTTTAAAAATGGCAAAATGATGTTTGCCGCCACATTGTGTATTTCATGTCACACTTCAGGTGGCGAAGGGGGTTCTGCAGGGCCTGATCTTACGCATTTGGGCACCAGGTTTTCTGAAAAAGACATACTCGAATCAATCATAACACCTAGCAAGGTTATTTCAGATCAATACGCAGCTAAAGTTTATTATTTAAAAGATGGAAGCTCTATTTATGGAAGATATAAAAAGGAGACAAAAGACAATATATATATATCCCAAAACCCTTTTTCTCCTCAAACGCTTCGTGCAATTAAGAAAAAAGATATTGTAATCACTTCTGTATCTAAATTATCTATTATGATGCCTGGTATGATCAATAGCCTAAATAAAGAAGAATTGAAAGATTTGATGGCTTATTTGATTTCTGGTGGAAATAAAGATAGTAAAGAATTTCAGCCGGTAAGTAAATAG
- a CDS encoding AraC family transcriptional regulator: MKNYQKYLTVSEFEKNWGFYVNTVGSAKVEPNKNYPNNREHPIDHSFTWDKGRILDGYYLVFITKGEGLLESAKTKAHNIKEGTCFFLFPGVWHRYKPHPKYGWEEYWVGFNGTYPDELMKKRIFTPENPFIDVGLNEDLLQLFHTLIKTVAAAEIGYRQIVSGLTLQILGLVNAISKYKTPEIGNQSKLISKAKFLLQESIENPVNLEEMVKDLPMGYSRFRKLFKETTGLSPNQYHLNLRLDKAKDLLTSTNLTINEVAYQTGFDSIFYFSRLFKKKNGLPPKEYRLGKHP, encoded by the coding sequence ATGAAGAATTACCAGAAGTATCTTACTGTTAGTGAATTTGAAAAAAACTGGGGATTTTATGTAAATACAGTTGGCTCAGCAAAAGTAGAGCCTAATAAAAACTACCCTAACAACCGCGAACATCCAATAGACCATTCATTTACCTGGGATAAAGGAAGAATACTTGATGGTTATTACCTTGTTTTTATTACAAAAGGTGAAGGTTTGCTGGAATCTGCAAAAACCAAAGCACACAATATTAAAGAGGGCACCTGTTTCTTTTTATTTCCGGGTGTATGGCACCGATACAAACCCCACCCTAAATATGGATGGGAAGAGTATTGGGTAGGTTTTAACGGAACTTACCCCGATGAATTGATGAAAAAAAGAATATTTACCCCCGAGAATCCATTTATTGATGTTGGCCTTAATGAAGATCTGCTTCAGCTTTTTCATACACTTATTAAAACTGTTGCCGCAGCAGAAATAGGTTATCGACAAATTGTATCTGGACTTACTCTTCAAATTTTAGGCCTGGTAAATGCAATATCAAAATATAAAACACCTGAAATTGGAAACCAGTCTAAACTCATCTCAAAGGCAAAATTTCTTTTACAGGAATCCATTGAGAACCCAGTAAATTTAGAAGAAATGGTAAAGGATTTGCCCATGGGCTATTCGAGATTCAGAAAGCTCTTTAAAGAAACAACCGGTTTATCACCAAATCAGTACCACCTTAATCTTAGATTAGATAAAGCAAAGGATTTACTTACCTCAACCAATTTAACAATTAATGAAGTAGCTTACCAAACCGGCTTTGATTCTATATTTTACTTCTCTCGTCTGTTTAAGAAAAAGAATGGACTGCCCCCTAAAGAATACAGGCTTGGCAAACACCCCTAA